One window from the genome of candidate division KSB1 bacterium encodes:
- a CDS encoding DUF126 domain-containing protein: MSILTGRVIFSGKARGKVVKSDLPISFFGAVDQKTGIIKEPRHPLQGQSIAGKILVFPHAKGSTVGSYILYALKKNNVAPAGMILEQCETIVAVGAIISEIPTVDQVAIDRFQTGDVVRIDEGEIKIEKKSDC, encoded by the coding sequence ATGAGTATCTTGACAGGACGAGTTATCTTTTCCGGCAAAGCGCGCGGAAAAGTTGTGAAATCCGATTTGCCCATCAGCTTTTTTGGTGCAGTAGATCAGAAAACCGGGATCATCAAAGAGCCGAGACATCCATTGCAGGGACAATCCATTGCTGGGAAAATTTTGGTGTTCCCTCACGCCAAAGGCAGCACGGTAGGGTCTTATATCCTTTATGCATTAAAGAAAAATAATGTTGCCCCGGCTGGCATGATTCTTGAACAATGTGAGACAATCGTCGCCGTTGGGGCGATCATTAGCGAGATCCCTACGGTCGACCAAGTGGCAATTGATCGATTTCAGACCGGTGATGTGGTTCGGATTGATGAAGGAGAGATCAAGATTGAGAAAAAGAGTGATTGTTAA
- a CDS encoding aconitase X catalytic domain-containing protein, with product MKLTKKEQALLDGKHGLGLKKAIEILVALGQIYGAKEMVAVTSAQIAGVSYKNIGDPGLEFLRDWADQNARVHIPAFMNPAGIDRQLWRQLGFPEEFAQKQLEIIEALKRMGVRATLTCTPYHIGIVPQKGEHIAWSESSAVCYANSVLGARTNREGGPSALAAAFCGRTPRFGLHLHENRLATHRVLVNCQLKSSADFGLLGYVVGKKIGNGVPFFHGIDLPADETARIVCLKALGAAMAASGAVALYHIEDFTPEAISYGERMIKQNAAVIEIQYLEDARIVLNQQGNQIDLVTLGCPHASLEELRVIAEMIGQRQLKKPLWIATSAIVREDARANGWLEIIERAGGKVLADTCMVVAPLEEMGIKYIATNSAKAATYLPSHQAAVVRYGTTEQCVQAAINGHF from the coding sequence ATGAAGCTTACTAAAAAAGAACAAGCATTATTAGACGGCAAACACGGACTTGGCTTAAAAAAAGCCATAGAGATTCTGGTTGCTCTGGGCCAAATCTATGGGGCGAAAGAAATGGTAGCGGTAACTTCTGCCCAGATCGCAGGAGTCAGCTATAAAAACATCGGCGATCCAGGGTTGGAATTTTTGCGCGATTGGGCCGATCAGAATGCCCGGGTTCATATCCCAGCATTTATGAATCCGGCTGGGATCGATCGGCAGTTGTGGCGGCAGCTGGGATTTCCCGAGGAATTTGCGCAAAAGCAGCTCGAGATTATCGAAGCGCTGAAACGAATGGGCGTGCGGGCGACATTAACCTGTACACCGTATCACATCGGAATTGTGCCCCAGAAGGGGGAGCATATTGCCTGGAGCGAATCTTCTGCAGTGTGTTACGCTAATTCGGTCTTAGGGGCGAGAACGAATCGAGAAGGGGGGCCCTCAGCATTAGCAGCCGCATTTTGCGGTCGAACACCACGATTTGGATTGCATCTTCATGAAAACCGATTAGCGACGCACCGGGTTTTGGTCAATTGCCAATTAAAATCATCGGCTGATTTTGGTTTGCTGGGTTATGTAGTCGGCAAAAAGATTGGGAATGGCGTTCCATTTTTTCATGGGATCGATCTGCCAGCCGATGAAACCGCGCGGATAGTCTGCCTCAAAGCATTGGGAGCAGCGATGGCAGCTTCCGGAGCGGTGGCGCTGTACCACATCGAGGATTTTACGCCCGAGGCAATATCCTATGGCGAGCGAATGATCAAGCAAAATGCGGCTGTGATCGAAATTCAATATCTGGAAGACGCAAGAATCGTATTGAATCAGCAAGGCAATCAAATCGACCTGGTAACGCTGGGATGTCCTCACGCCTCGCTGGAAGAATTGAGAGTGATTGCAGAAATGATTGGCCAGCGCCAATTGAAAAAACCATTATGGATCGCCACTTCCGCCATTGTCCGAGAGGATGCCAGAGCCAACGGCTGGCTCGAAATCATCGAAAGGGCTGGTGGAAAAGTATTGGCCGATACCTGCATGGTGGTCGCCCCACTTGAGGAGATGGGGATCAAATATATTGCGACCAACTCGGCCAAAGCCGCGACTTATTTGCCATCTCATCAGGCGGCCGTTGTCCGTTATGGGACGACGGAACAATGTGTTCAAGCGGCGATCAATGGGCATTTTTAA